A DNA window from Pseudomonas sp. GD03919 contains the following coding sequences:
- a CDS encoding phosphotransferase family protein, with protein sequence MALTDQSTRIRAGEELDAAVIDAYLKAHIPGLSGEAKISQFPGGASNLTYLIEYPQQEFVLRRPPFGHKAKSAHDMGREYRILNQLNAGFPYCPKAYVHCTDESVIGAEFYVMERVKGIILRSEMPAELNFSAEQTTALCKSFIDKLVELHNVDYNACGLGDLGKPEGYVERQIRGWSDRYEKALTPDAPTWEPVKAWLNDKMPADHHKPGIVHNDYRFDNVILDPNNPMQIIGVLDWEMTTIGDPLMDLGNTLAYWIEAGDPAPVQLMRRQPSNAPGMLTRQQFVDYYAEKAGIAIDSFDFYYTYGLFRLAGIVQQIYYRFYHGQTQDKRFAQFIHMNKLLEQMCLQVIGKSTL encoded by the coding sequence ATGGCGCTCACTGACCAATCCACCCGTATCCGCGCGGGCGAAGAGCTCGACGCTGCCGTCATCGATGCCTACCTCAAGGCCCATATCCCAGGCCTGAGCGGTGAAGCGAAGATCAGCCAGTTTCCCGGTGGTGCATCCAACCTGACCTACCTGATCGAATACCCGCAGCAGGAGTTCGTCCTGCGCCGTCCGCCGTTCGGCCACAAGGCCAAGTCAGCGCATGACATGGGCCGCGAATACCGCATTCTCAACCAGCTCAATGCCGGTTTCCCCTACTGCCCCAAAGCCTACGTGCATTGCACCGACGAGTCGGTGATCGGCGCCGAGTTCTATGTGATGGAGCGGGTCAAGGGCATCATCCTGCGCTCGGAAATGCCGGCCGAGCTGAATTTCAGCGCCGAGCAGACCACAGCGCTGTGCAAGAGCTTCATCGACAAGCTGGTGGAGCTGCACAACGTCGATTACAACGCCTGCGGCCTGGGCGACCTGGGCAAGCCGGAGGGTTATGTCGAGCGCCAGATCAGGGGCTGGAGCGACCGCTACGAGAAGGCCCTGACCCCGGACGCGCCGACCTGGGAACCGGTCAAGGCCTGGCTCAATGACAAGATGCCGGCCGATCACCACAAGCCGGGCATCGTGCATAACGACTACCGCTTCGACAACGTGATCCTCGACCCGAACAACCCGATGCAGATCATCGGCGTGCTCGATTGGGAGATGACCACCATCGGTGATCCGCTGATGGATCTGGGCAACACCCTGGCCTACTGGATCGAAGCCGGCGATCCGGCTCCGGTGCAACTGATGCGCCGCCAGCCGAGCAACGCGCCGGGGATGCTCACGCGCCAGCAGTTCGTCGACTATTACGCCGAAAAAGCCGGCATCGCGATCGATAGTTTCGACTTCTACTACACCTACGGCCTGTTCCGCCTGGCCGGTATCGTGCAGCAGATCTACTACCGCTTCTATCACGGCCAGACCCAGGACAAGCGCTTCGCCCAGTTCATTCACATGAACAAGCTGCTGGAGCAGATGTGCCTGCAGGTCATCGGCAAATCCACTCTCTAA
- a CDS encoding SCP2 sterol-binding domain-containing protein: MSVADIAQTMQSKFNASAAAGLDLVFQFNIEDGENYALIVKDGTCALEQGDNPNANVTLIMDSETLKGIVSGETDGMQAFMAGKLRAEGDMMLAMKLGELFPV, from the coding sequence ATGAGTGTTGCTGACATCGCCCAAACCATGCAGTCCAAGTTCAACGCCAGCGCCGCTGCAGGCCTGGATCTGGTATTCCAATTCAACATCGAAGATGGCGAGAACTACGCGCTGATCGTCAAGGACGGCACCTGCGCCCTCGAGCAAGGCGACAACCCGAACGCCAACGTGACCCTGATCATGGACAGCGAAACCCTCAAAGGCATCGTCAGCGGCGAAACCGACGGCATGCAGGCCTTCATGGCCGGCAAGCTGCGCGCCGAAGGCGACATGATGCTGGCGATGAAGCTGGGCGAACTGTTCCCGGTCTAA
- a CDS encoding histidine phosphatase family protein — protein sequence MGSIFLIRHGQASFGADDYDVLSPVGVRQAEVLGEHLEQLGIAFDRCVSGSLRRQQHTANAALQRMSQAPTLDIDDAFNEFDADAVIRTLLPDLLPEEPEALHILRNGAQNRAEFQRLFAKLIQRWISAEHDKPGLQSWQAYVEQVEGGLQRILEQAGSKQNIAVFTSGGTITALLRLITGVPSTKAFELNWQIVNTSLSQLKFRGREVSLASFNSHVHLQLLKAPELITYR from the coding sequence GTGGGCAGCATCTTTCTGATTCGACATGGCCAGGCCTCATTCGGTGCAGACGACTACGATGTCCTGTCTCCCGTCGGCGTACGCCAGGCCGAAGTGTTGGGCGAACATCTCGAACAGCTCGGTATCGCCTTCGATCGTTGCGTCAGTGGCAGCCTGCGCCGCCAGCAGCATACCGCCAACGCCGCCCTGCAGCGCATGAGCCAGGCGCCAACGCTGGATATTGACGACGCCTTCAACGAATTCGATGCCGACGCGGTGATTCGCACCCTGTTGCCGGATCTGCTGCCGGAAGAGCCCGAAGCGCTACACATCCTGCGCAATGGCGCGCAGAACCGCGCCGAGTTCCAGCGCCTGTTCGCCAAACTGATCCAGCGCTGGATTTCCGCTGAGCATGACAAACCCGGCCTGCAGAGTTGGCAGGCTTATGTCGAGCAGGTCGAAGGCGGTTTGCAGCGCATTCTCGAACAGGCCGGCAGCAAACAGAACATTGCCGTGTTCACCTCCGGCGGCACCATCACCGCCTTGCTCCGCCTGATCACCGGCGTGCCTTCGACAAAGGCCTTCGAACTGAATTGGCAAATCGTCAATACCTCGCTCAGCCAGCTGAAATTTCGTGGCCGCGAGGTGAGTCTGGCTTCCTTCAACAGCCATGTGCATTTACAGCTGCTGAAGGCGCCGGAGCTCATCACCTACCGATGA
- the sohB gene encoding protease SohB, with protein sequence MEFLSEYASFLAKTLTLVVSIVVVLVTIAATRGKGRRAGGQLQVQKLNDFYKDLRERLEQSVLSKDQLKASRKAEAKAAKQEKKTPSSKPRVFVLDFDGDIKASATDNLRHEVTALLSMAKPEDEVVLRLESGGGMVHSYGLASSQLVRIRDAGIPLTVCVDKVAASGGYMMACIGQKILSAPFAILGSIGVVAQLPNVHRLLKKHEIDFEVLTAGEYKRTLTVFGENTEKGREKFQEDLETTHELFKGFVARYRPQLDIDAIATGEVWLGMAAQERLLVDELKTSDQYLAERAVEAELFHLHFAHKKSLQERVGLAASMAADRFVLTWLSRLNQQRFW encoded by the coding sequence GTGGAGTTTCTTAGCGAGTACGCCAGCTTTCTGGCGAAAACCCTGACCCTAGTGGTCTCCATCGTCGTGGTACTGGTGACCATCGCTGCCACACGCGGCAAGGGGCGGCGCGCCGGGGGGCAACTGCAGGTGCAGAAGCTCAATGATTTCTACAAGGATCTGCGCGAGCGTCTGGAGCAGAGCGTGCTGTCCAAGGACCAGCTCAAAGCTTCGCGCAAGGCCGAGGCCAAGGCCGCCAAGCAGGAGAAGAAAACACCGTCGAGCAAACCGCGCGTGTTCGTGCTGGATTTCGATGGTGACATCAAGGCCTCTGCGACCGACAACCTGCGCCATGAAGTGACCGCGCTGCTGTCCATGGCCAAGCCGGAAGATGAGGTGGTGCTGCGCCTGGAAAGTGGTGGCGGCATGGTGCACAGCTATGGTCTGGCATCCTCGCAGCTGGTGCGCATCCGCGATGCCGGCATTCCGCTGACCGTGTGCGTGGACAAGGTGGCCGCCAGCGGCGGTTACATGATGGCCTGCATCGGCCAGAAGATTCTCAGCGCGCCGTTCGCCATTCTCGGCTCAATTGGCGTAGTGGCGCAGCTGCCGAACGTGCATCGCCTGCTGAAGAAGCACGAAATCGATTTCGAGGTGCTGACGGCCGGCGAATACAAGCGCACGCTGACCGTATTCGGTGAGAATACCGAAAAGGGCCGAGAGAAATTCCAGGAAGACCTGGAGACCACCCACGAACTGTTCAAGGGCTTCGTTGCCCGTTACCGCCCTCAGTTGGACATCGATGCCATCGCCACCGGTGAGGTCTGGCTGGGCATGGCGGCGCAAGAGCGCCTGCTGGTTGACGAACTGAAGACCAGCGACCAGTACCTGGCCGAGCGCGCCGTCGAGGCTGAGCTGTTCCATCTGCATTTCGCTCATAAAAAGAGTTTGCAGGAGCGTGTCGGGCTGGCGGCCAGTATGGCGGCAGATCGCTTCGTTCTGACCTGGTTGAGCAGGCTCAATCAGCAACGTTTCTGGTAA